A stretch of Lactuca sativa cultivar Salinas chromosome 6, Lsat_Salinas_v11, whole genome shotgun sequence DNA encodes these proteins:
- the LOC111890530 gene encoding uncharacterized protein LOC111890530: protein MANERAGAEIMYGDEGCRRYSIDLLEELGFPKGVLPLKDFVECGRVRQTGFVWIKQKGPYEHFFEETNTHANYATEISAYIEKCKMTKVTGIKIKKMMMWVPIVEMSMENEKSSKIYFKTSVGVGKSFPVTAFMINEEKKKYPKQSK from the coding sequence ATGGCAAACGAGAGAGCCGGGGCCGAGATCATGTATGGGGATGAAGGGTGTCGTCGCTACTCCATTGATCTCCTTGAAGAGCTCGGTTTCCCAAAAGGCGTTCTCCCACTCAAAGACTTTGTGGAGTGTGGGAGAGTTCGCCAGACCGGTTTTGTTTGGATTAAGCAAAAGGGTCCATATGAACACTTTTTTGAAGAGACTAACACACATGCCAACTATGCAACAGAGATAAGTGCATATATTGAAAAATGTAAGATGACGAAAGTGACCGGgattaaaatcaaaaaaatgatGATGTGGGTTCCTATTGTTGAGATGAGCATGGAAAATGAAAAAAGTTCCAAGATTTACTTCAAGACCTCGGTTGGAGTAGGAAAGTCGTTTCCGGTGACTGCGTTTATGATtaatgaagaaaagaagaagtACCCTAAGCAGTCGAAGTGA